Within the Pseudarthrobacter sp. W1I19 genome, the region AGCTCGGCCAGCACTACCCGGGCCAGGCCCCGGCGGCGGTGGGCCGAGTGGGTCCAAATCCGCTTCAGCTCTGCGGTGGCGTCATCGTACCGGCGGAAGGCCCCGCCGGCGATGGATTCGCCATTCTCCTGGATCACCAGCAATGCCCCGTCTGGCCCCGAGAACTCTTCGGCGGGATACCGGTTCAGTTCCTCTGCTGCTCCCTCCCGGCCGAACAGGTCGCCATAGCGGGTGTCGTACTCGACGGCGAGCTCGTCCAGCAGCGGCCGGACCCGGGGATCGTGCATGGGGAGGCTAAGGACCGTCAGCGCGGCCGGATCGACCGGCCGGGGAGACGCATCCAGGGGGCCCGTGCCGAGCGGCGGGCGGACAGCTTCAATCAGCTGGTGCCCGGTGTCCAGGGGGTGGCGCCTGAGGTCAGGTTCTGCGGTCACGGTTCAATTCTTTCCGACGGCGGCTGGTTCTGTGGACAGTGTGGCGGAGTTTTCCGTGGCGGAGCAGCGTGCGGCGACGCCACGGGCAACGGCAAGGATGCTGCGGGCCAGGGCATCATTCTCGCGGAACGGTGCGGCATTGGTGCCGGGGCGGGCAAATGCTCCCGCGCCCCAGCCCGACGTGCCCGGACCGACGCCGAACAGTCCGGGTTGCGGCGCCCCTTCGGCGTTGACGAGCTGGTGCCCGGCCGAGATCAGGAGCTTGCCGGTGGAATGGATCCCGTCCGCCGTCAGCAGCTGCTGCTCGGCGCCCAGGCCCGTCTTGTGCAGGGACTCCAGCAGCGGATTACGGGACCGCGCTACCGTGGGCGAGGGCAGCCTGGCTTCGATCAGGGCCTTCGCCGCCACTGAGGTCCCGGAGCGAGGCGAGCCGGCGTGGAACAGCCCCGTGGATTCGTCCGTGGCCACCTCGAGGTCGAGGCCGAGGAAGTGCAGCAGCCCGGCACGGTGCAGTGCCAGCATCTGGCGCAGGCGGTGCGGCGGCGGGCCGGAGTCCACAAAGCTGAAGAACCCGTGCCACCAGCCGTGGACGGTCTGCTGAGACCTGGCGTTGAGGCGCTCGGGCGGGACCACGCGGCCCACTTCCATGTAAACGTGGAGCAGGGCCAGGAAAAGGGCCAGGGTCTCGGGGTGGTCGGGGCTGTCCCGGAGGGCAAGATCGTGCTCGATGTACCCAACCACCGCATCCTGCACCTCCTGGTGGTCGGCGAAGCGGCGGCCGCTGAAGGGCCGGTCCAGCCGTTCGAGGTCAAGGTGGAGGCCTGCGTCCGGAACGGCTGCGGCCACGAGTTCCTCCCGCGCGGGGCTGTACCAGTCCAGTTCCGAGTACCGGGCGGCGAACTCGTCCCAGCCCATGACTGCCCGTTCGGGGCTGCCGGTCAGCAGCTCGCGGTAGTAGCCGTATCCCGCCTCCTTGGCGATCAGCGGCCACAGGTCCCGGCGGAAATCCAGTTCCCCGTGCCGGGCCAGCAGCGCCTCGACGGCGGGCGCGGTGAAGAACCGCAGCGGCCCCGGCGCCTCGCCCCGCAGCGTTGCCGAAATCTTCGAGTGGTACGGCACTCCCCGGCGCGACCCGGCCCACAGCCGTGGTTCCCGGCCCGAGGGAAGGTAGCGAAGCCCGCCGTCGTCCGTTTCAACGAACCGGCCTCCGCGCCCCTCCATCAGGAGGACCAGCAGGTCAACGAAGGCCAGGCCCATGCCGGCAACAATGACGTCCTGGCCCGGAGCGATGGGGGAGTAGTCGACGTCGGTGGTGTAGCTGGGTGCCGCGTGGTACCCGCCGTGGCGCGCGGCGAAGCCGGCCCAGGCGGCAGAGACGGCGTCCGGATGCGAGTCCGTATGCCCCAGGGCGGTGACCACGACGTCGGCCCGCAGGGTCCGGCCGTTGGCCAGCTCCACGAGGTAGGCGGTGTGATCTCCGGCGGGATCGGCCGTGGAAGCTGCCTTGTCTGCGGGGTGCACGGCTACCGCCGTGGTCCGGTGCACGGTGACATTGCGTCCGAGTGACCGGGCTGCGCGGCGGAAGAACCACTCCAGGTACTGGCTTTGCAGCTGGCGGGTTGGGAAGGTGGCGCCAGTGAGTGAACGGAGCTGTTCGCGCAGGTTGCGCGGGAAGTCCGGAACGTCCGTGATGGACCTGTCCACCACGCCTGCCGCCCATTCGGCCAGGTTCGGTCCTTGGCTGGCCGGGCCCTCGCAGGCAACGGAGGCATCGGTGAACATGGTGATGTCCGCCGCCATTGAATTGAGCAGGAGGCCCGGGTGCTGGTCGTAGCGCCAGATGCGGCCGGAGCCCGGTACGTGCGGCTCAACAACGTGGATTTCCAGCGGTCCGCTAAAGAGCTCTGGACGGTTGGCAGCGAGCCGCTCCAGGACTCCGGCCGTGCGGGGTCCGCCGCCGACGAAGACGACGGCCGGGATGTTCGCTGGCATGGGTGCTCCTGGTAGCGGCGGTAGGGGGCGGCTTGGAGTGCCCATGCTAGGCAGCGGTTCCGACGGCGGTCGAGCGGCTGGTCATGGCCGTTAACTCCGCGTCATGTCCCGTCAACAGGCGCAAAAAACCGACTCATGACGCTGTGCGAACTCCGGTGAAGTTATGCAACCTTCCGCCTTGCTGCCCCATTCCGGCCGGTCCTAGATTTGCAGCCAGCAACCGGGTCAAACAGTCCCGGCCCAAACCACAGAAGCGAGGTGGCGCATGAGTTCAGCAGCAACTACCGCGGCGCAGTCAACAACGTCAGCACAGTCGGCTGCCGGCGCGGCACCGGACGCCGACGCTGGCGGGCCTGCTGCCGGCGGCGTTAGTTTCGAGGCCCCAGCGGGGACAGCCTCTTCCGGCCCGGGCGGGGCCCCGCCGAAGGACGGAACTAGGCGGGTTGCCACGGATTATTCAGCTTTCCGAGTGGTGGCCGCAAAGCATCCGTGGCGCTGGGTGGGCACGGCATTTGTGGCCCTCGGCGTCCTGGCCGTCGCCTGGTCCCTTGCCGCGAATCCCCGCTGGGAATGGGGTGTTGTGGCGCAGTGGTTCACAGCCCAGTCCGTCATCGCCGGTTTGTTGGAGACCCTGAAGCTGACTGCGATCTCAGGGATCCTCGGCTTCGTGCTGGGGTTCGTCCTGGCGCTGATGCGGCTCTCCGCGTCGCCGCTGCTGGTATCCGTGTCCTGGACGTTCTCCTGGATCTTCCGGTCCACGCCGCTGCTGGTCCAGATGCTCCTCTGGTACAACCTGGGCTACCTGTACGAAAAGATCTCCCTGGGCATCCCGTTCACGGACGTCCGCTTCTTCGAAGTGCAGACCACCACACTGATCAGCCAGTTTGCGGCAGCAGTGCTGGGCCTGACCCTGAACCAGGCAGCCTACTCCGCCGAGATCATCCGCGGCGGCATCCTCTCGGTGGACCAGGGCCAGCTTGAAGCGGCTGCCGCGCTGGGCATCCCGGCCTGGCGGAGGTCCACCCGGATTGTCCTGCCGCAGGCCATGCGGGCCATCCTGCCCACCGCGTTCAACGAGATCATCGGCCTGGTCAAGGGCACCTCCATCGTGTACGTCCTGGCCTACTCCGAACTGTTCTACACAGTCCAGGTCATCTACAACCGCACGCAGCAGGTCCTGCCGCTGCTGCTCGTGGCCACGCTCTGGTACGTGGTGATCACGTCCGTGCTGAGCGTCTTCCAGTACTACATCGAACGGCACTACTCCAAGGGCGCGGTGCGGAACCTGCCGCTGACCCCGCTCCAGAAGGCCCGCAAATTCTTCGCCACCCACGCCGTGGCCAACAACGCAAGGAACGCGCGATGAGCACCGCAACCGCAACTGGCGACGCGCCGGGAAAGTCTGCTGCCACCCGCGGCCTGGTGGAAATCACCAAGGTCCACAAATCCTTCGGTGCCACCGAGGTGCTCAAGGGCGTCAGCCTCACCGTCGAGCCCGGCGGCGTAGCTGTCATCGTGGGCCCCTCGGGATCGGGCAAGTCCACCCTGCTCCGCACCATCAACCACCTGGAAAAGGTGGACGGCGGCTACATCTCCATTGACGGCAAGCTGGTGGGCTACGAAGTCCGGGGCCAGAAGCTGCACGAGCTGCGTGAAAAGGAGATCCTCAGGCAGCGCACCGAAATCGGGATGGTGTTCCAGAATTTCAACCTGTTCCCGCACCTGACCGCGCTGGAAAACGTGGCCGAAGCCCCCGTCGTCGCACAAGGACGCTCAAAAGACGAGGCACGGCGCCGCGGCCTGGAACTCCTGGACCGGGTGGGTCTCAAGGACCGTGCGGACGCCTATCCGCGCCAGCTTTCCGGCGGGCAGCAGCAGCGGGTGGCCATAGCCCGCGCGCTCGCACTTGACCCCAAGATCCTGCTGTTCGATGAGCCCACCTCGGCCCTGGACCCGGAGCTGGTCAACGAAGTGCTGGACGTCATCCGCGAACTCGCAAAGTCCGGCACCACCCTGATCATCGTTACCCACGAGATGGGCTTCGCCCGCGACGTGGCGGACACCGTGGTGTTTATGGACCAGGGGCAGATCGTGGAACAGGGCACCCCGGAGCAGATTTTCACCAACCCACAGGAACCGCGCACCCGGAGCTTCTTCTCCAAAGTGCTCGAACCGGCCTTCAACATCTAAAGGATTCCCCCATGGCATTTCCCACCGGCCCTTCCCGCGGCCCCCGCCGCACGCGCTCACTGGCGGCGCTGCCCGCCGTCGTCCTTCTGGCCGCGGCTGGCCTGTCAGCCTGCGCTGACCCCGGCGCAACGGCTGCCGGTACCTCCACCGGAGGAGCCCAGGCGACGGCGGCACGCAACGGCGTCGTGTACAACACCTCGCCGGACCAGCAGCGCATCCGTGCGGAGAGGGACGCGGCGCTCGCCGCCAAGGTTCCGGAACTGATCGGCAAGGACGGCAAGCTGACCGTTGCCACCACGGCGGGCTCCATCCCGCTGTCCTTCCACGCCACTGATGACAAGACGCCGATCGGCTCGGAGCTGGACATCGCGCAGCTGGTGGCGGACAAGCTGGGCCTGGAGCTGGATGTCCAGGTGACGTCGTGGGAGAACTGGCCGCTGAAGACTCAGTCGGGTGACTTCGAGGCGGTGTTCTCCAATGTGGGCGTGAACAAGGACCGGGTGAAGCTGTTCGACTTCGCCAGCTACCGCGCGGCGTTTATGGGCTTTGAGGCCAAGACGTCTGCCAGCTACGACATCAAGGGCGCCGATGACATCTCCGGGCTGAAGGTGTCCGTGGGGTCCGGGACCAACCAGGAGAAGATCCTGCTGGCCTGGAACAAGGAGCTGGAAGGCAAGGGCAAGGCGCCGGCCACCCTGCAGTACTACTCCTCCGACGCTGACACCATCCTGGCGCTGTCCTCCGGCCGCACCGACCTGAACATCGCGCCCTACCCGTCCACCGTCTACCGGGAAAACACCCGCGACGACCTGAAAGTGGTGGGCAAGGTCAACGCCGGCTGGCCGTCCGAAACCCTGGTGGCCGCCACCACCCTGCGGGGCAACGGCCTGGCACCGGTCGTCACCGAAGCCCTCAACTCCGCGATCGACGACGGCTCCTACGCCAAGGTGCTGGAGCGCTGGGGGTTGTCCGAAGAGGCGCTGCCGGAGTCCAAGACCATCACCGAGGAAAGCTTCGCGGCCGCCCAGGCCACGCCCACCGCGGCTCCTTCAGGAAAGGCATCATGAACGCACTGCACGCTGAAACCGCCCTCGAATCCTTCGACGCCGACTGGCAGGAATGGCATGCTGCCCACGAAAGCCAGCGCGCCCACCCGCACGGCTTCCTGGCGGTGACCCACCTGCACTGGCTGGGCAGCGAAGCCGCCCGGCTGGAAGGTGTCCCCGGCACCTGGAGTGTGGAGGCCGACGTCGTCCGCGTTGTCCTGGAAGCGGGCGAAACCCTGCAGGACGGCAAGGAGCTGAACGCGGAAGCCGGGGCAGCGCTCGAATTTGGCCCCATCGAGGAGCGCGGCGGGATCAACCTGGTCTCCGGCGACACCGTCATTGAGGTGGCCAAGCGCGGCGGCGAGTACATTGTGCGGCCGCGCAACCCGGAGCACGGGCTGCTGCGGGAGTACCAGGGCACGCCGGCCTACTCGCCGGATGCTGCCTACGCTGTCCGGGGAACCTACGTGCCGTTCGATGCGCCGCGCTCCACCACGGTGGGAGCCGCCGTCGAAGGCATCCAGCATGTCTATGAGGCGCCGGGTGAGATCCGCTTCAAGCTGGCCGGCCAGGAGCTGGCGCTGACCGCGTTCAATGGCCACGCGCCCGGATCTCTGTCCGTTCTGTTTACGGACCAGACGTCCGGCAAAACCACCTATGCGGCCAACCGTTCGCTGTCCGTGGTGCCAGCTGCGGACGGGTCCGTGGTGCTCGACTTCAACCGGGCCGTCAACCTGCCCTGCGCCTACACGGACCTGGCCACGTGCCCCCTGCCGCCGGCAGAAAACCGGCTGCCGGTGGCCATCGAAGCGGGCGAAAAGATTCCCTACGAACGTCAGGACCAGCAGTGAGCACTTCAACAGGGCGGACGGGATTCCTCGCCATCGAACTCGACGGAGCCGGGTGGGACGGCGGGGACTTCGGGAGCCTGAGGGAAGCGGTCCTTGCCGCGGAATCGGCCGGGTTCCACGCAGCCACGTTCACCGACGCGCAGGTTCCGGGCCGCACCAATGCCCTGCAGCGGGCGGCTTTCGCCGGACCGGTGACGCGCAGCATCGCCCTGGTCCCGGAAGTGGATACTGTCTACACCGAACCGTTCCACGTCTCCACCCAGCTCGCGAGCCTCGACTACGTCTCCGGGGGCCGCGCCGGGTGGATTGCCACTGCAGCGGAATCGCCCAAGGCGGCTGCCGCCGTCGGACGGTCTTTTGTTGCCGGTGCCGCCCTGGGGCAGGAAGCCGCCGCGTCCATTGAGGTGTCCCGCCGGCTGTGGGACTCCTGGGAGGACGACGCCGTGATCCGGGACGTCACCACGGGCCGGTACATTGACGTGGACAAGCTGCATTACGTTGACTTTGAAACTCCGGCTGACTTCGCCGGGCCGGCTTACTCGGTCAAGGGCCCGTCCATCATCCCGAGGCCGCTGCAGGGACAGCTGCCGGTGCTTGCCGCTGCCTCGCTGGTGGGCCCGGGCCAGATCCCGGTAGACGCCGTGGACGCCGTGCTCGTCACCGCGCCGACGCCTGAACTGCTCGCCGCCGAGGTGCGCGATGTCCGGGAACGGCTGGGGGAGTCGGTTGCTGTTGTTGCTGAGCTCGACGTCGTGCTGGACTCGCGCGGGCAGGCCGCGGCTGAGCGGGTGGCCGGATCCGACGGCGGGTTCGACGGCGGTCGCGCCCGGTACGCCGGCAATGCTGCAGGCCTCGTGGACCTCCTCGCGGAGCTGCTCAAGGAGGCCGACGGTGTCCGTCTCCATCCGGCGTCGCTCGCCTTGGAGCTGGACGAACTTTCCCGGCTGGTGCTGCCGGAGCTTCGACGCCGGGCGGTGCTCCGCGCGCCGGTGCAGGACGGCACTTTCCGTGACCTGCTGGGCCTGACCCGCGAGGCCAGCCGCTACGCAACCGCCGCCGCCGGCGCTGGACAGTAAGGGAGAAACCATGACACCGCACAACCGTGCTAAATCCGAGGTCTTTACGCCGTCGGGCAGGATCCAGTTCGGTATCTTCTTCCAGGGCGTGAACTCCGGCACCATCTGGAAGGCACCGGAATCGGGCTCGCAGACTGACTTCGAATCATTCCGCCGCATCGCGCAGACCGCCGAGCGCGGGTTGTTCGCCGCCTTCTTCCTGGGTGAGGGGCTCCG harbors:
- a CDS encoding FAD/NAD(P)-binding domain-containing protein encodes the protein MPANIPAVVFVGGGPRTAGVLERLAANRPELFSGPLEIHVVEPHVPGSGRIWRYDQHPGLLLNSMAADITMFTDASVACEGPASQGPNLAEWAAGVVDRSITDVPDFPRNLREQLRSLTGATFPTRQLQSQYLEWFFRRAARSLGRNVTVHRTTAVAVHPADKAASTADPAGDHTAYLVELANGRTLRADVVVTALGHTDSHPDAVSAAWAGFAARHGGYHAAPSYTTDVDYSPIAPGQDVIVAGMGLAFVDLLVLLMEGRGGRFVETDDGGLRYLPSGREPRLWAGSRRGVPYHSKISATLRGEAPGPLRFFTAPAVEALLARHGELDFRRDLWPLIAKEAGYGYYRELLTGSPERAVMGWDEFAARYSELDWYSPAREELVAAAVPDAGLHLDLERLDRPFSGRRFADHQEVQDAVVGYIEHDLALRDSPDHPETLALFLALLHVYMEVGRVVPPERLNARSQQTVHGWWHGFFSFVDSGPPPHRLRQMLALHRAGLLHFLGLDLEVATDESTGLFHAGSPRSGTSVAAKALIEARLPSPTVARSRNPLLESLHKTGLGAEQQLLTADGIHSTGKLLISAGHQLVNAEGAPQPGLFGVGPGTSGWGAGAFARPGTNAAPFRENDALARSILAVARGVAARCSATENSATLSTEPAAVGKN
- a CDS encoding DUF1684 domain-containing protein, translated to MNALHAETALESFDADWQEWHAAHESQRAHPHGFLAVTHLHWLGSEAARLEGVPGTWSVEADVVRVVLEAGETLQDGKELNAEAGAALEFGPIEERGGINLVSGDTVIEVAKRGGEYIVRPRNPEHGLLREYQGTPAYSPDAAYAVRGTYVPFDAPRSTTVGAAVEGIQHVYEAPGEIRFKLAGQELALTAFNGHAPGSLSVLFTDQTSGKTTYAANRSLSVVPAADGSVVLDFNRAVNLPCAYTDLATCPLPPAENRLPVAIEAGEKIPYERQDQQ
- a CDS encoding LLM class flavin-dependent oxidoreductase yields the protein MSTSTGRTGFLAIELDGAGWDGGDFGSLREAVLAAESAGFHAATFTDAQVPGRTNALQRAAFAGPVTRSIALVPEVDTVYTEPFHVSTQLASLDYVSGGRAGWIATAAESPKAAAAVGRSFVAGAALGQEAAASIEVSRRLWDSWEDDAVIRDVTTGRYIDVDKLHYVDFETPADFAGPAYSVKGPSIIPRPLQGQLPVLAAASLVGPGQIPVDAVDAVLVTAPTPELLAAEVRDVRERLGESVAVVAELDVVLDSRGQAAAERVAGSDGGFDGGRARYAGNAAGLVDLLAELLKEADGVRLHPASLALELDELSRLVLPELRRRAVLRAPVQDGTFRDLLGLTREASRYATAAAGAGQ
- a CDS encoding amino acid ABC transporter ATP-binding protein, which gives rise to MSTATATGDAPGKSAATRGLVEITKVHKSFGATEVLKGVSLTVEPGGVAVIVGPSGSGKSTLLRTINHLEKVDGGYISIDGKLVGYEVRGQKLHELREKEILRQRTEIGMVFQNFNLFPHLTALENVAEAPVVAQGRSKDEARRRGLELLDRVGLKDRADAYPRQLSGGQQQRVAIARALALDPKILLFDEPTSALDPELVNEVLDVIRELAKSGTTLIIVTHEMGFARDVADTVVFMDQGQIVEQGTPEQIFTNPQEPRTRSFFSKVLEPAFNI
- a CDS encoding GNAT family N-acetyltransferase; its protein translation is MHDPRVRPLLDELAVEYDTRYGDLFGREGAAEELNRYPAEEFSGPDGALLVIQENGESIAGGAFRRYDDATAELKRIWTHSAHRRRGLARVVLAELEALAARRGYTRLYLTTGPRQPEAKYLYLATGYEPQFDLDADPETIKFLAFTKDLSGHPQN
- a CDS encoding amino acid ABC transporter permease: MSSAATTAAQSTTSAQSAAGAAPDADAGGPAAGGVSFEAPAGTASSGPGGAPPKDGTRRVATDYSAFRVVAAKHPWRWVGTAFVALGVLAVAWSLAANPRWEWGVVAQWFTAQSVIAGLLETLKLTAISGILGFVLGFVLALMRLSASPLLVSVSWTFSWIFRSTPLLVQMLLWYNLGYLYEKISLGIPFTDVRFFEVQTTTLISQFAAAVLGLTLNQAAYSAEIIRGGILSVDQGQLEAAAALGIPAWRRSTRIVLPQAMRAILPTAFNEIIGLVKGTSIVYVLAYSELFYTVQVIYNRTQQVLPLLLVATLWYVVITSVLSVFQYYIERHYSKGAVRNLPLTPLQKARKFFATHAVANNARNAR
- a CDS encoding transporter substrate-binding domain-containing protein, encoding MAFPTGPSRGPRRTRSLAALPAVVLLAAAGLSACADPGATAAGTSTGGAQATAARNGVVYNTSPDQQRIRAERDAALAAKVPELIGKDGKLTVATTAGSIPLSFHATDDKTPIGSELDIAQLVADKLGLELDVQVTSWENWPLKTQSGDFEAVFSNVGVNKDRVKLFDFASYRAAFMGFEAKTSASYDIKGADDISGLKVSVGSGTNQEKILLAWNKELEGKGKAPATLQYYSSDADTILALSSGRTDLNIAPYPSTVYRENTRDDLKVVGKVNAGWPSETLVAATTLRGNGLAPVVTEALNSAIDDGSYAKVLERWGLSEEALPESKTITEESFAAAQATPTAAPSGKAS